A genome region from Brevinema andersonii includes the following:
- a CDS encoding SDR family NAD(P)-dependent oxidoreductase, whose translation MIADTASDIGTAVKQEFQQYNYLITDPTSQEWDLTIPKDISSYFRNNAKEYDTFVYCAGINNPELIENMPIERVQKTLQVNLLAFYAVLQYLIPFFKVNGEHIVVISSLYGTIAR comes from the coding sequence GTGATAGCGGATACTGCCAGTGATATAGGTACAGCTGTTAAACAAGAATTTCAACAATATAACTATTTAATTACAGATCCAACCAGTCAGGAATGGGATTTAACAATTCCAAAAGATATTTCATCTTATTTTAGAAATAATGCAAAAGAATATGATACTTTTGTGTACTGTGCAGGTATAAATAATCCCGAACTTATAGAAAATATGCCTATCGAAAGAGTGCAAAAAACCTTACAAGTAAATCTTCTTGCGTTTTATGCTGTTTTACAATATCTTATTCCATTTTTCAAAGTAAATGGAGAGCATATTGTTGTAATTTCTTCTTTATATGGTACTATTGCCCGGTAA
- a CDS encoding N-acetylneuraminate synthase family protein, with protein MVNHCVSIYPLEKFELKLNQIDFLKNHYPDLVVGFSTHECNADIKGAMLIAYAKGARTFERHVDLDYDGIQLSPYNSLPSDFDNWGQRVEKSKEDMWSSGTQKRVPSKKKLNIWIH; from the coding sequence GTGGTTAATCATTGTGTTTCTATCTATCCTTTAGAGAAATTTGAATTGAAACTTAATCAAATTGATTTTCTCAAAAACCATTATCCTGATTTGGTTGTTGGGTTTTCCACCCATGAGTGTAATGCTGATATTAAAGGTGCAATGCTTATTGCTTATGCAAAGGGCGCACGTACATTCGAACGTCATGTTGATCTTGATTATGATGGTATCCAACTTTCTCCCTATAATTCTCTGCCTTCAGATTTTGATAATTGGGGTCAAAGAGTGGAGAAAAGCAAAGAAGATATGTGGAGCTCCGGTACGCAAAAACGTGTGCCTTCTAAAAAGAAATTGAATATCTGGATACATTAG
- a CDS encoding N-acetylneuraminate synthase family protein, with product MEIVKIASSDINDWVLIEKIASTRKPVIASTGDLL from the coding sequence GTGGAAATTGTTAAAATTGCTTCCTCAGATATCAATGACTGGGTGTTAATTGAGAAGATTGCCAGTACAAGAAAACCTGTAATTGCGTCTACGGGGGATCTTCTTTGA
- a CDS encoding SAF domain-containing protein, translated as MEYLDTLVRGVYAKRDLKAGEVLTSEDIYLAIPLQKGQILCCELMNGEVLKNSIGKDEVIYIDAIYAQGDNL; from the coding sequence ATTGAATATCTGGATACATTAGTCCGAGGGGTTTATGCTAAACGCGACCTTAAGGCTGGTGAAGTATTAACATCAGAAGATATTTATTTGGCCATTCCTTTGCAAAAAGGTCAGATTTTGTGTTGTGAATTAATGAATGGTGAAGTTTTGAAAAACAGTATTGGTAAAGATGAGGTGATTTATATTGATGCAATCTACGCTCAAGGCGATAATCTATAA